Proteins encoded in a region of the Frondihabitans sp. 762G35 genome:
- a CDS encoding FliO/MopB family protein, whose product MDSLFVGLRVVVSLGAVLALLWVISRKVSKSGRVTRSAKHVTVVARQGISGKASVAVVDVEGTRYVLGVTEHQVTVLGAAEAPQDARVTTLAPAIAAPAAPAAPSFETALASARDAAPAAVVAPAAAPLGERRAARAVAPQPTSALAGSILSAGTWKQAAAAMRSHRRA is encoded by the coding sequence GTGGACTCCCTCTTCGTCGGCCTCCGGGTCGTGGTCTCCCTCGGAGCCGTGCTGGCGCTGCTCTGGGTGATCTCGCGCAAGGTCTCGAAGTCGGGCCGCGTCACGCGCTCCGCCAAGCACGTCACGGTGGTCGCCCGCCAGGGCATCTCCGGCAAGGCCAGCGTCGCCGTCGTCGACGTCGAGGGAACCCGCTACGTCCTGGGCGTCACGGAGCACCAGGTCACCGTCCTCGGGGCCGCCGAGGCACCGCAGGATGCCCGGGTCACGACCCTCGCCCCCGCGATCGCCGCCCCGGCCGCTCCCGCCGCCCCCTCGTTCGAGACGGCACTGGCCTCCGCGCGCGACGCCGCACCCGCCGCCGTCGTCGCACCCGCCGCGGCACCCCTCGGGGAGCGCCGTGCCGCCCGCGCCGTGGCACCGCAGCCGACGTCCGCGCTCGCCGGATCGATCCTCTCCGCCGGCACCTGGAAGCAGGCCGCGGCCGCGATGAGATCGCACAGGCGCGCATGA
- a CDS encoding EscU/YscU/HrcU family type III secretion system export apparatus switch protein, with protein sequence MSDSGEKTEQATDKRMREVHSKGQLAKSTDVSAWVGVGVAVIMMPATIGRASEAGLHQMLTIQDVIAAPTPQKATEALSSGVASMGGIVLPMLIAVAVAVLATAIVQGGVHLKKMAGKFEQFNLLEGVKHTFGMMALWNGVKTLLKTGVVAIVLWVAIQKLMPVLLGANLPLESLVAAAKGGVSSLVVAAVGAGLVLAFFDVIVVMRRNRKKTRMSKKEVKDESKQSDGDPLIRQQRRARAMAMSRNRMMTKIADADVVMVNPTHVAVALKYEPGRSAPRVVAKGSGEVARGIRERAEAEGVPMVRDIPLARALHAACELGDEIPVDLYSPVARVLTFVMALKARGSAAAAGVHTMPGGTIRAEPEPRSTAPETSIRPMPAGGLA encoded by the coding sequence ATGTCCGACAGCGGCGAGAAGACAGAGCAGGCCACAGACAAGCGGATGCGGGAGGTCCACTCCAAGGGCCAGCTCGCGAAGTCCACCGATGTCAGCGCGTGGGTCGGCGTCGGCGTGGCCGTCATCATGATGCCCGCGACGATCGGCCGGGCCTCCGAGGCGGGCCTCCACCAGATGCTCACGATCCAGGACGTCATCGCGGCCCCCACCCCGCAGAAGGCGACCGAGGCGCTGTCGTCCGGAGTCGCCTCCATGGGCGGCATCGTCCTGCCGATGCTCATCGCGGTCGCCGTCGCCGTCCTCGCCACCGCGATCGTCCAGGGCGGGGTCCACCTCAAGAAGATGGCCGGCAAGTTCGAGCAGTTCAACCTTCTCGAGGGCGTCAAGCACACCTTCGGCATGATGGCCCTCTGGAACGGCGTGAAGACGCTCCTCAAGACGGGCGTCGTCGCGATCGTCCTCTGGGTCGCGATCCAGAAGCTCATGCCGGTCCTCCTCGGCGCGAACCTCCCCCTCGAGTCGCTCGTCGCCGCGGCCAAGGGCGGCGTCTCGTCGCTCGTCGTGGCCGCCGTCGGCGCCGGCCTCGTCCTCGCCTTCTTCGACGTCATCGTCGTCATGCGGCGCAACCGCAAGAAGACGCGGATGTCGAAGAAGGAGGTCAAGGACGAGAGCAAGCAGTCCGACGGCGACCCCCTGATCCGGCAGCAGCGCCGTGCCCGCGCCATGGCGATGAGCCGCAACCGGATGATGACGAAGATCGCCGACGCCGACGTCGTCATGGTCAACCCCACGCACGTCGCCGTCGCCCTCAAGTACGAGCCCGGCCGCTCGGCTCCGCGCGTCGTCGCGAAGGGCTCCGGCGAGGTCGCCCGCGGTATCCGCGAGCGCGCCGAGGCCGAGGGCGTCCCCATGGTCCGCGACATCCCGCTCGCGAGGGCGCTGCACGCGGCCTGCGAGCTGGGCGACGAGATCCCCGTCGACCTCTACTCGCCCGTCGCCCGCGTCCTCACCTTCGTCATGGCGCTCAAGGCGCGCGGCTCGGCCGCCGCCGCGGGCGTCCACACCATGCCCGGCGGCACCATCCGCGCCGAGCCGGAGCCCCGCTCCACCGCCCCCGAGACCTCGATCCGCCCGATGCCCGCTGGAGGCCTCGCATGA
- a CDS encoding motility protein A, giving the protein MDPATIIGLVVAFGALFGMMTMEHVGIVSIFLPAPMMLVFGTTIGVGLAGGALKDTVNAFKSVPSAILAKKSNPAKQIDDLVTIAEKARANGLLALEQEAEGIDDPFLKGALQSVADGTDGDELRELLEDEIQSRTSQSRQAAKFFMSLGGYAPTVGIIGTVVSLTHVLENLSTPDKLGPLIASAFVATLWGLLTANLIWLPIAGRIKRVMELEVARMTLLMEGVLAVQEGTQPRLLGERLRAMVPKADLPPEGKLVKSKKVSEPQEAEAA; this is encoded by the coding sequence GTGGATCCGGCAACCATCATCGGCCTCGTCGTCGCGTTCGGGGCCCTCTTCGGCATGATGACGATGGAGCACGTCGGCATCGTCTCCATCTTCCTGCCCGCGCCCATGATGCTCGTCTTCGGGACGACCATCGGCGTCGGCCTCGCCGGCGGCGCCCTCAAGGACACCGTCAACGCGTTCAAGTCGGTCCCCAGCGCGATCCTCGCCAAGAAGTCGAACCCGGCGAAGCAGATCGACGACCTCGTCACCATCGCCGAGAAGGCCCGGGCCAACGGCCTGCTGGCGCTCGAGCAGGAGGCGGAGGGCATCGACGACCCGTTCCTCAAGGGCGCGCTGCAGAGCGTGGCCGACGGGACCGACGGCGACGAGCTCCGCGAGCTCCTCGAGGACGAGATCCAGTCCCGCACGTCGCAGTCCCGACAGGCGGCGAAGTTCTTCATGAGCCTCGGCGGCTACGCGCCGACCGTCGGCATCATCGGCACCGTCGTGTCGCTGACCCACGTGCTCGAGAACCTCTCCACTCCCGACAAGCTCGGGCCGCTCATCGCGAGCGCCTTCGTCGCGACCCTCTGGGGTCTGCTCACCGCCAACCTCATCTGGCTGCCGATCGCCGGCCGCATCAAGCGCGTCATGGAGCTCGAGGTGGCGCGGATGACGCTGCTCATGGAGGGCGTCCTCGCCGTCCAGGAGGGCACCCAGCCGCGCCTCCTCGGCGAGCGCCTCCGCGCCATGGTGCCGAAGGCCGACCTCCCGCCCGAGGGCAAGCTCGTGAAGTCGAAGAAGGTCTCCGAGCCGCAGGAAGCGGAGGCGGCGTGA
- the fliQ gene encoding flagellar biosynthesis protein FliQ, whose product MNVNGVLDIGVQALLVAGKLAAPVLITSLVVGFAISLLQSITQIQEPTLAFVPKAVAVAIALVVCGSWMISTMVGFTTDLFDKIPSLLGAA is encoded by the coding sequence ATGAACGTCAACGGAGTCCTCGACATCGGCGTGCAGGCCCTGCTCGTCGCCGGCAAGCTCGCCGCCCCGGTCCTGATCACCTCGCTCGTGGTCGGCTTCGCGATCTCGCTGCTGCAGTCGATCACGCAGATCCAGGAGCCGACGCTCGCCTTCGTGCCGAAGGCCGTCGCCGTCGCGATCGCCCTCGTCGTCTGCGGCAGCTGGATGATCTCGACCATGGTCGGGTTCACCACCGATCTCTTCGACAAGATCCCGTCGCTCCTCGGCGCCGCCTGA
- the fliN gene encoding flagellar motor switch protein FliN, whose amino-acid sequence MTTTVTALHEAAAKALIGQLPSSFPLLTQPVSGIPAEVVDAAVTASFVGHVSADFALVVTELGSIDESPESPRIDSRDLLRPALEAASSALGAGVLSEVRATGAAELAADPDSVVFELIDAGRATGWFVVRIRENGTIAGPSIAGSVADKLGRINNVEMALTVEIGRTRMSVRDVLGLEPGAVIELDRSAGAPADVLLNGRLIAHGEVVVVDQDYAIRITQILDIADGQN is encoded by the coding sequence ATGACCACGACCGTCACCGCCCTGCACGAGGCCGCCGCGAAGGCCCTCATCGGCCAGCTGCCGTCGTCGTTCCCGCTGCTCACGCAGCCGGTCTCGGGGATCCCCGCCGAGGTCGTCGACGCGGCCGTCACGGCGTCGTTCGTCGGCCACGTCTCCGCCGACTTCGCCCTGGTCGTGACCGAGCTCGGTTCGATCGACGAGTCGCCGGAGTCGCCGCGCATCGACAGCCGCGACCTGCTCCGCCCCGCCCTCGAGGCCGCCTCGTCGGCCCTCGGCGCCGGTGTCCTCTCCGAGGTCCGGGCGACGGGTGCCGCCGAGCTCGCGGCCGACCCGGACAGCGTCGTCTTCGAGTTGATCGACGCGGGGCGCGCCACCGGCTGGTTCGTCGTCCGGATCCGCGAGAACGGCACGATCGCCGGCCCGTCGATCGCCGGCTCCGTCGCGGACAAGCTCGGACGCATCAACAACGTCGAGATGGCGCTGACCGTCGAGATCGGCCGCACCCGCATGTCGGTGCGCGACGTGCTCGGCCTCGAGCCGGGCGCCGTCATCGAGCTGGACCGGTCGGCGGGGGCTCCGGCCGACGTCCTGCTGAACGGCCGCCTCATCGCCCACGGCGAGGTCGTCGTCGTCGACCAGGACTACGCGATCCGCATCACGCAGATCCTCGACATCGCGGACGGGCAGAACTGA
- the fliP gene encoding flagellar type III secretion system pore protein FliP (The bacterial flagellar biogenesis protein FliP forms a type III secretion system (T3SS)-type pore required for flagellar assembly.) — protein sequence MTETSLRRSTWQAAPVGVPAPVLFAARSAEATRGGALLAALRAGAEISLAGRLLGAARRETLTTRVRDRRDRRADLARILRVTAIVVAVVCLVLGFLLLTANAGHAAPVTPSAPATPAGPTGTATTGTGGLSVDINGPDGKPSSAVVTLLGLTLLSVAPALLLMMTSFTKIFVVLAMTRNALSLQSIPPNQVIAGLALFLSLFIMGPVLMHINDLALQPYLNGKIDFQHAITLAEGPIRSFMTPHTREEDIALMTRAAHRTNPASIDKTPMLTLIPAFMISELRAAFIIGFVIFIPFLVIDLVVSAALMSMGMMMLPPVMISLPFKILLFVLVDGWGLIIKSLIASYN from the coding sequence ATGACCGAGACGTCCCTCCGCCGCTCCACCTGGCAGGCGGCGCCGGTCGGCGTGCCCGCGCCGGTCCTCTTCGCGGCGCGCAGCGCCGAGGCGACCCGCGGCGGCGCCCTCCTCGCGGCTCTCCGCGCGGGGGCCGAGATCTCGCTGGCCGGCCGGCTGCTCGGCGCCGCCCGGCGCGAGACGCTCACCACCCGGGTGCGCGACCGCCGCGACCGCCGCGCCGATCTGGCCCGCATCCTGCGCGTCACCGCCATCGTCGTGGCCGTCGTCTGCCTCGTGCTCGGCTTCCTCCTCCTGACGGCCAACGCCGGTCACGCCGCACCCGTCACGCCGTCGGCGCCCGCGACCCCCGCCGGCCCGACGGGCACCGCGACGACCGGCACCGGCGGCCTCTCCGTCGACATCAACGGCCCCGACGGGAAGCCGTCCTCGGCCGTCGTCACGCTCCTCGGCCTCACGCTGCTGAGCGTCGCGCCCGCCCTCCTGCTGATGATGACGAGCTTCACGAAGATCTTCGTCGTCCTCGCGATGACGCGGAACGCCCTGAGCCTCCAGTCGATCCCGCCGAACCAGGTCATCGCGGGCCTCGCGCTCTTCCTGTCGCTGTTCATCATGGGCCCGGTGCTGATGCACATCAACGACCTCGCGCTGCAGCCCTACCTCAACGGCAAGATCGACTTCCAGCACGCGATCACGCTCGCCGAGGGGCCGATCCGCTCCTTCATGACGCCGCACACCCGCGAGGAGGACATCGCCCTGATGACCCGCGCGGCCCACCGGACCAACCCCGCCTCGATCGACAAGACGCCGATGCTCACGCTGATCCCGGCGTTCATGATCTCCGAGCTGCGCGCCGCGTTCATCATCGGCTTCGTCATCTTCATCCCGTTCCTCGTCATCGACCTCGTCGTCTCGGCGGCGCTGATGTCGATGGGCATGATGATGCTCCCGCCGGTCATGATCTCCCTCCCCTTCAAGATCCTGCTGTTCGTCCTCGTGGACGGCTGGGGTCTCATCATCAAGAGCCTGATCGCGAGCTACAACTGA
- a CDS encoding OmpA/MotB family protein, which translates to MASYMDMITVLMCMFIVLFAMSSVDQQKFMALKESLATGFGQTVSKKIDTASGTIVRADQVTKDAKGYSASKTAAESSTSASGSSKTNSDSATGAGAGQGGKLAAASAPTAAQTAANTKLATAEVDDLTSIRNAIEKNLQARGLAKDVQFLVTSRGLTVRLVGSETFFDSNSADLSGMARQVMDAIAPVLKTAGHEVSVEGHADSRDSAAPYPTNWELSAARATGVLRDLVERGGISPVQIQSVGYGSSRPLAAGTSDADLAKNRRVDIVVLSNQKDDVNALIPKIAAAEAAAH; encoded by the coding sequence ATGGCGTCCTACATGGACATGATCACGGTGCTGATGTGCATGTTCATCGTGCTCTTCGCGATGTCGTCGGTCGACCAGCAGAAGTTCATGGCGCTGAAGGAGTCGCTCGCGACGGGATTCGGTCAGACGGTGTCGAAGAAGATCGACACCGCCTCCGGCACGATCGTCCGGGCCGACCAGGTCACGAAGGACGCCAAGGGCTACTCCGCCAGCAAGACCGCGGCCGAGTCGTCGACGAGCGCCAGCGGCTCCTCGAAGACGAACAGCGACAGCGCCACGGGCGCCGGGGCCGGTCAGGGCGGCAAGCTCGCCGCGGCCAGCGCTCCCACGGCGGCTCAGACGGCCGCCAACACCAAGCTGGCGACGGCCGAGGTCGACGACCTCACGAGCATCCGGAACGCCATCGAGAAGAACCTCCAGGCGAGGGGTCTCGCCAAGGACGTCCAGTTCCTCGTGACCTCGCGCGGCCTCACGGTCCGCCTGGTCGGCTCGGAGACGTTCTTCGACTCCAACTCCGCCGACCTCTCCGGCATGGCCCGCCAGGTCATGGACGCGATCGCACCGGTGCTGAAGACGGCCGGCCACGAGGTCTCGGTGGAGGGTCACGCCGACTCCCGCGACTCCGCGGCGCCCTATCCCACGAACTGGGAGCTCAGCGCGGCCCGCGCCACCGGGGTCCTGCGCGACCTCGTGGAGCGCGGCGGGATCTCGCCCGTGCAGATCCAGTCGGTCGGCTACGGCTCGTCCAGGCCGCTCGCGGCGGGCACGTCGGACGCCGATCTGGCGAAGAACCGACGGGTCGACATCGTGGTCCTGTCCAACCAGAAGGACGACGTCAACGCCCTCATCCCGAAGATCGCCGCCGCGGAGGCCGCCGCCCACTAG
- a CDS encoding flagellar motor switch protein FliM — MTLLDQIAPAVQKPVRSVEVYDFRRPTTLAREHSRVLELAFETFARQWGTQLTAKVRVLSQVTCEQVSMTTYDEFAASLPATTAMVLCPLEGVSAKAVIQFPSAAALGWVTHMLGGAGAATASLPERKFTPIEQSLIRRLMDDALEDLRYSFGSLLVASISVGGFQYNSQFAQAAAKSDLMIVASFEIRVGEATAPATLAIPAEVLLPQLGETNPTSTAANARELIDGQLAAVPVEVALQFLPARVLPSVVLDLAVGDLVRLPHPEHRPLDVTVGGEAVGRAAVGANGPRLAGIIVTTEERLA; from the coding sequence GTGACCCTCCTCGACCAGATCGCCCCCGCGGTGCAGAAGCCCGTGCGTTCGGTCGAGGTGTACGACTTCCGCCGTCCGACGACGCTGGCCCGCGAGCACTCGCGCGTGCTCGAGCTCGCCTTCGAGACGTTCGCCCGCCAGTGGGGCACGCAGCTCACCGCGAAGGTCCGCGTCCTGTCGCAGGTCACCTGCGAGCAGGTCTCGATGACCACGTACGACGAGTTCGCGGCGTCGCTCCCCGCCACCACGGCCATGGTCCTCTGCCCGCTCGAGGGCGTCAGCGCCAAGGCGGTCATCCAGTTCCCGTCGGCCGCGGCCCTCGGCTGGGTCACCCACATGCTCGGGGGCGCAGGAGCCGCGACCGCGTCGCTACCGGAGCGCAAGTTCACGCCCATCGAGCAGTCGCTCATCCGACGCCTCATGGACGACGCGCTCGAGGACCTCCGCTACTCGTTCGGCTCCCTCCTCGTCGCCTCGATCTCCGTCGGCGGCTTCCAGTACAACTCGCAGTTCGCCCAGGCGGCCGCGAAGAGCGACCTGATGATCGTCGCGTCGTTCGAGATCCGCGTCGGCGAGGCCACCGCCCCGGCGACGCTGGCGATCCCCGCCGAGGTCCTGCTGCCGCAGCTCGGCGAGACCAACCCGACCTCGACCGCGGCCAACGCCCGGGAGCTCATCGACGGCCAGCTGGCCGCCGTCCCCGTCGAGGTCGCCCTCCAGTTCCTCCCGGCCCGGGTGCTCCCGAGCGTCGTCCTCGACCTCGCGGTGGGCGACCTCGTCCGCCTCCCGCACCCGGAGCACCGCCCGCTCGACGTCACGGTCGGCGGCGAGGCCGTCGGCCGCGCCGCGGTCGGCGCCAACGGGCCGCGCCTCGCCGGCATCATCGTCACCACCGAAGAGAGACTCGCATGA
- a CDS encoding flagellar biosynthetic protein FliR, with protein MDFRFDMSAVEAVMLAGVRIVTFLMIAPPFSYKAIPANVKAMLSVGLAIAVSPTVIPGYRSLDTGDFLVALVLELVTGAVLGFLVWLIFAAVQAAGSAIDLFGGFSLAQAYDPGSNVNGAQFTRLFQMTSLVLLFTSGGYQLIIGGLTRTFAAVPLAGGLDLAHPAEMLTRSLTQMFVATLQIAGPLVVVLFLADVGLGLLTRVAPALNAFQLGFPLKIMITLGLGGMVFVALPQVVSALSDQAVKAVLGVS; from the coding sequence ATGGACTTCCGCTTCGACATGAGCGCGGTCGAGGCCGTCATGCTCGCCGGCGTCCGGATCGTGACGTTCCTCATGATCGCGCCGCCGTTCTCCTACAAGGCGATCCCCGCGAACGTGAAGGCGATGCTGAGCGTCGGCCTGGCGATCGCCGTGTCGCCGACGGTGATCCCCGGGTACCGGTCGCTCGACACGGGCGACTTCCTCGTCGCCCTCGTGCTGGAGCTCGTGACCGGAGCCGTCCTCGGCTTCCTCGTCTGGCTGATCTTCGCGGCCGTCCAGGCCGCGGGCAGCGCCATCGACCTGTTCGGCGGCTTCTCGCTCGCTCAGGCCTACGACCCGGGCTCGAACGTCAACGGCGCGCAGTTCACCCGCCTGTTCCAGATGACGTCGCTCGTGCTCCTCTTCACCTCGGGCGGGTACCAGCTCATCATCGGCGGCCTGACCCGCACGTTCGCGGCCGTCCCCCTGGCCGGCGGACTCGATCTGGCGCACCCGGCGGAGATGCTCACCCGCTCGCTCACGCAGATGTTCGTCGCGACGCTCCAGATCGCGGGCCCGCTCGTGGTCGTGCTGTTCCTCGCGGACGTCGGCCTGGGGCTCCTGACCCGCGTCGCCCCCGCCCTGAACGCGTTCCAGCTCGGGTTCCCGCTCAAGATCATGATCACGCTCGGCCTCGGCGGGATGGTGTTCGTCGCCCTGCCCCAGGTCGTCTCGGCGCTCAGCGACCAGGCCGTCAAGGCCGTGCTGGGGGTGAGCTGA
- a CDS encoding flagellar FlbD family protein, producing the protein MIVVTRLNDSQFAINPDLIERIHETPDTTIVMVDGAKYIVTETMAEVIDLIARYRSRIVALAYGDEPASQRSQDRRPLELVPPAPFTRRER; encoded by the coding sequence ATGATCGTCGTCACACGACTCAATGACAGTCAGTTCGCGATCAACCCCGACTTGATCGAGCGAATCCACGAGACCCCCGACACCACCATCGTCATGGTGGACGGGGCGAAGTACATCGTCACGGAGACGATGGCCGAGGTGATCGACCTGATCGCGCGGTACCGCTCGCGGATCGTGGCCCTCGCCTACGGCGACGAGCCCGCCTCGCAGCGATCGCAGGACAGACGCCCGCTCGAGCTCGTGCCGCCCGCCCCCTTCACGCGTCGGGAGCGGTGA
- a CDS encoding lamin tail domain-containing protein, which yields MRPLPSRLATLGLAGLLASAGLIAATATVAAAAPAPSTGVVVNEVESNGDDTDWVELTNTSAAPIDVSGYGFLDSDDTHAKYVLPAGSVVEPGGFLVVDQATTTDPEGFSFGLGAPDSARLYDTANTLVASYAWTAHSAVTYGRCPDGTGALTTTTASTKGAANDCSSPVRINEVESNGGTPGDWVELTTVGAAPVDVSGLVLKDGDDAHSYTIPAGTTIAPGAFLVLDEKTASTPDGFDFGLGSADTVRLFTADGTTLIDSYGWTAHAGTTYGRDPDGTGGFAETSASTRGSANAFAGTVAATPWPGAPDETPLDAESTFTGDLSGLDYEPSGTSADGVLWGVENGNGLLYRIVPDGRGGWAPQTTGGWSAGKTLHYADGTGTPDAEGVTVADDSSSGGVYVATERDDQASSVSRPSILRYDTAGAATSLSATDEWNLAPDFPGLGANSGAEGVTFVPDSFLTDGGFVDRSTGAAYSPADYAGHGDGLFFVGIEGTASVSAYALMPNGAFHRVATIATSFPIVADVQFDADLGRLWVVCDDACSGQTALFGIDENGAFAQETLYDAPRDADRALANEGFAVAPAGTCTAGQRSTFYADDNDTDGFSFRQGSYPCTDPATPVAGVGGDAGAGGVDTAAGAPTELAFTGSAPMPLVGLGALLLLAGGALVTLLRRRA from the coding sequence ATGCGCCCGCTTCCCAGCCGCCTCGCCACCCTCGGCCTCGCCGGCCTCCTCGCCTCCGCGGGGCTGATCGCCGCCACGGCCACCGTCGCGGCCGCGGCTCCTGCCCCCTCGACCGGCGTCGTCGTCAACGAGGTGGAGTCGAACGGCGACGACACGGACTGGGTCGAGCTGACGAACACGTCGGCGGCCCCGATCGACGTGTCGGGCTACGGCTTCCTCGACTCCGACGACACGCACGCGAAGTACGTTCTGCCGGCCGGGTCCGTCGTCGAGCCCGGCGGGTTCCTCGTCGTCGACCAGGCCACGACGACCGATCCCGAGGGCTTCTCCTTCGGTCTCGGCGCCCCGGACTCGGCCCGCCTCTACGACACCGCGAACACCCTGGTCGCCTCCTACGCCTGGACCGCCCACAGCGCGGTCACCTACGGCCGGTGCCCCGACGGCACGGGCGCCCTGACCACGACCACGGCGTCGACGAAGGGCGCGGCGAACGACTGCTCCTCCCCCGTGCGCATCAACGAGGTCGAGTCGAACGGCGGCACCCCCGGCGACTGGGTCGAGCTGACCACGGTCGGGGCCGCCCCGGTCGACGTCTCCGGCCTCGTCCTCAAGGACGGCGACGACGCGCACTCCTACACGATCCCCGCCGGCACGACGATCGCCCCCGGCGCCTTCCTGGTGCTCGACGAGAAGACGGCGTCGACTCCGGACGGCTTCGACTTCGGCCTCGGCAGCGCCGACACCGTGCGCCTGTTCACGGCCGACGGCACGACCCTCATCGACTCGTACGGCTGGACCGCGCACGCCGGCACCACCTACGGCCGCGACCCCGACGGGACGGGCGGCTTCGCCGAGACCTCCGCGTCGACCAGGGGCTCCGCGAACGCCTTCGCCGGCACCGTCGCCGCGACGCCCTGGCCCGGCGCCCCCGACGAGACGCCCCTCGACGCTGAATCGACCTTCACGGGCGACCTCAGCGGACTCGACTACGAGCCCTCCGGCACGAGCGCCGACGGGGTGCTCTGGGGCGTCGAGAACGGCAACGGTCTCCTCTACCGGATCGTCCCGGACGGCCGCGGCGGCTGGGCCCCGCAGACCACCGGCGGCTGGAGCGCCGGCAAGACGCTGCACTACGCCGACGGCACGGGAACACCCGACGCCGAGGGCGTGACCGTGGCCGACGACTCCTCCTCGGGCGGCGTCTACGTCGCCACGGAGCGCGACGACCAGGCCTCCTCCGTCAGCAGGCCCTCGATCCTGCGATACGACACCGCAGGAGCCGCGACCTCCCTCTCCGCGACGGACGAGTGGAACCTCGCGCCCGACTTCCCCGGGCTCGGCGCGAACTCCGGCGCCGAGGGCGTCACGTTCGTCCCCGACTCCTTCCTGACCGACGGCGGATTCGTGGACCGGTCGACGGGCGCCGCGTACTCCCCCGCCGACTACGCCGGCCACGGGGACGGCCTCTTCTTCGTCGGGATCGAGGGCACCGCCAGCGTCTCCGCGTACGCGCTGATGCCGAACGGCGCGTTCCACCGCGTCGCGACGATCGCCACGTCGTTCCCGATCGTGGCGGACGTCCAGTTCGACGCGGACCTCGGCCGACTGTGGGTCGTCTGCGACGACGCCTGCTCCGGGCAGACGGCGCTCTTCGGCATCGACGAGAACGGCGCGTTCGCGCAGGAGACCCTCTACGACGCCCCCCGCGACGCCGACCGGGCCCTTGCCAACGAGGGCTTCGCCGTCGCTCCCGCCGGGACCTGCACGGCCGGACAGCGATCCACCTTCTACGCCGACGACAACGACACCGACGGGTTCTCGTTCCGGCAGGGGAGCTACCCGTGCACCGACCCGGCGACGCCGGTCGCGGGTGTCGGCGGCGACGCCGGCGCCGGCGGGGTGGACACGGCGGCGGGGGCTCCCACCGAGCTCGCGTTCACCGGCTCGGCGCCGATGCCGCTGGTCGGGCTCGGCGCGCTGCTCCTGCTGGCCGGCGGTGCGCTCGTGACGCTCCTGCGTCGTCGCGCCTGA